From Agromyces sp. SYSU T00194, a single genomic window includes:
- a CDS encoding flavin reductase family protein, which translates to MTMDIAPEAGFDPRDFRDTLGHYASGITVISGMADGAPTGFTCQSFYSVSMEPPLVSFSVMTTSTTYPAIRDAGRFAVNVLAHDQDAVSSQFARKGTDKWAGIEWTPSEAGNPLIADSLMWLDCDLWAEHEAGDHYIVIGRVNAMSPAEWHTREPLLFYKGTYRHLRGVDA; encoded by the coding sequence ATGACCATGGACATCGCACCCGAGGCGGGCTTCGACCCGCGCGACTTCCGCGACACGCTCGGCCACTACGCCTCCGGCATCACCGTGATCAGCGGCATGGCCGACGGGGCGCCGACCGGCTTCACCTGCCAGTCGTTCTACAGCGTCTCGATGGAGCCGCCGCTCGTGTCGTTCAGCGTCATGACGACGTCGACCACCTACCCGGCGATCCGCGACGCGGGCCGGTTCGCGGTGAACGTGCTGGCCCACGACCAGGACGCCGTGTCGAGCCAGTTCGCCCGGAAGGGCACCGACAAGTGGGCCGGCATCGAGTGGACGCCGAGCGAGGCGGGCAACCCGCTCATCGCGGACTCGCTGATGTGGCTCGACTGCGACCTCTGGGCCGAGCACGAGGCCGGCGACCACTACATCGTCATCGGGCGGGTCAACGCGATGAGCCCGGCCGAGTGGCACACGCGCGAGCCGCTGCTGTTCTACAAGGGCACCTACCGACACCTGAGGGGCGTGGACGCATGA